The following are from one region of the Vitis riparia cultivar Riparia Gloire de Montpellier isolate 1030 chromosome 9, EGFV_Vit.rip_1.0, whole genome shotgun sequence genome:
- the LOC117922557 gene encoding uncharacterized protein LOC117922557 has protein sequence MAKVCCSIEMEPRTLNEGQLHHAREAAVDIVQKMEPKEASNVFADGMRQVVTVKEMEQMAEKEQLEKLAEYNETAPPIGGPCQCSCFPTNLESPDQAGPREPLSAPF, from the exons ATGGCTAAAGTTTGTTGTTCCATTGAAATGGAGCCCAGGACCTTGAATGAAGGACAGCTCCACCATGCTAGG GAAGCAGCTGTGGACATAGTACAAAAGATGGAACCAAAGGAAGCCTCAAATGTATTCGCGGAT GGAATGAGACAAGTGGTTACAGTGAAGGAGATGGAGCAGATGGCGGAAAAAGAGCAACTTGAGAAGCTTGCTGAGTACAATGAGACGGCTCCGCCCATTGGAGGACCCTGCCAGTGCTCATGCTTCCCCACCAACTTAGAATCCCCTGATCAAGCTGGCCCTAGGGAGCCTCTTTCAGCTCCCTTCTGa
- the LOC117922764 gene encoding nuclear pore complex protein NUP35, which yields MSTTVQRTPRSGRQSLFFQDLASPVSSRRGKFTSSGQAAAVSALWHDNFAGSDLPPPPMYTLEDRSDFSPESGILDYPVSPEIKSDLRTPVHGSGRDFLTPVKGKSEASTSSASLSWWSPAKSGGDQEEKGKGSPVEGVVQPGALITLPPPREVARPEMQRNCLPAGNLDEEEWVTVYGFSPGDTNLVLREFEKCGVILKHVPGPRDANWIHILYQNRSDAQKALSKNGMQINGVLIVGVKPLDPMQRQALNERLNNQGFMTLPPPASSRSLESNPSRVSPRPYYLQNGSNARQSSGAIASPAKSVVSKIMDLMFGV from the exons ATGAGCACAACAGTACAGAGAACCCCCAGGTCGGGAAGACAGTCATTGTTTTTCCAGGATTTGGCATCTCCTGTTTCTTCCAGGAGAGGAAAATTCACAAGTTCAGGTCAGGCAGCAGCAGTATCAGCACTATGGCATGACAATTTTGCGGGTTCAGATCTTCCACCCCCTCCTATGTATACCTTGGAAGACCGCTCAGATTTTTCTCCTGAATCTGGAATTCTGGATTACCCAGTATCCCCTGAAATCAAGTCAGACTTGAGGACTCCTGTTCATGGTTCTGGTCGGGATTTTTTAACTCCAGTAAAAGGCAAATCTGAGGCAAGCACTTCTTCAGCAAGTTTGAGCTGGTGGTCCCCTGCTAAGTCTGGTGGTGATcaagaagagaaaggaaagggTTCTCCTGTAGAGGGTGTGGTTCAGCCTGGTGCTTTAATAACGCTTCCACCCCCGAGGGAAGTTGCAAGGCCTGAGATGCAGAGGAATTGCTTACCTGCAGGGAATCTTGATGAGGAAGAATGGGTTACTGTTTATGg ATTTTCCCCAGGGGATACTAATTTAGTTCTGCGAGAGTTTGAAAAGTGCGGTGTGATTTTGAAACATGTGCCAGGCCCACGAGATGCTAATTGGATACACATTTTATATCAG AATCGATCTGATGCTCAGAAAGCTCTCAGCAAGAATGGGATGCAAATAAATGGAGTTCTTATTGTGGGCGTGAAACCATTGGATCCAATGCAGCGCCAGGCTCTGAATGAAAGGCTTAACAATCAAGGATTTATGACTTTACCCCCTCCAGCATCCAGTAGAAGCTTGGAGTCAAACCCTTCGAGAGTCTCTCCTCGCCCttattatcttcaaaatggaAGTAATGCCCGACAGTCATCTGGTGCCATTGCTTCTCCAGCAAAATCAGTGGTGTCAAAGATCATGGATTTGATGTTTGGTGTGTAG
- the LOC117922292 gene encoding GATA transcription factor 9-like: MEASSFFPGGYYSAGADEFSQEKREQKPGDHFMVEDLLDFPNDDDIMTDGFFDTVTGNSTDSSTVTVVDSCNSSLSGNEPHFSGDVGCRNFTDAQFSGELCVPCDELAELEWLSNFVEESFSSEDLHKIQVLSGIKAPLHTTESPEPQFQPETARNEPILQPPMNVPGKARSKRPRSVPCDWSTRLLVLSPATSSSESDAFKKPPKTTSSKKKENSDSAGDGRKCLHCAAEKTPQWRTGPMGPKTLCNACGVRFKSGRLVPEYRPAASPTFVSAKHSNSHRKVLELRRQKDLQRSHHHQFLSQTSIFSATNGDDYLIHHHAGPDFRHMI, encoded by the exons ATGGAAGCTTCGAGCTTTTTCCCCGGCGGCTACTACAGTGCCGGAGCAGACGAATTTTCGCAGGAAAAGCGAGAGCAGAAGCCTGGAGACCATTTCATGGTCGAGGACTTGCTCGATTTCCCCAATGACGACGACATCATGACCGACGGGTTCTTCGACACTGTTACCGGAAATTCTACGGATTCTTCCACTGTCACCGTTGTTGACAGTTGTAATTCCTCCTTATCTGGCAACGAGCCTCATTTCTCGGGAGACGTTGGCTGTCGGAATTTCACCGACGCTCAATTCTCCGGCGAGCTTTGCGTTCCG TGCGATGAATTGGCTGAGCTTGAATGGCTCTCGAACTTCGTGGAAGAATCATTCTCAAGCGAAGACCTGCACAAAATCCAAGTGTTATCCGGAATCAAAGCTCCGCTCCACACTACCGAATCTCCTGAACCGCAATTCCAACCCGAAACAGCCCGAAACGAACCGATATTACAACCTCCAATGAACGTCCCCGGTAAAGCCAGAAGCAAGCGGCCACGCTCCGTCCCCTGTGACTGGTCCACGCGCCTCCTCGTGCTTTCCCCCGCCACCTCTTCATCCGAGTCTGACGCCTTCAAGAAACCGCCCAAGACGACGTCGTCGAAGAAAAAAGAGAATTCCGATTCCGCCGGTGACGGCCGGAAGTGCCTGCATTGCGCGGCCGAGAAGACCCCGCAGTGGCGAACCGGGCCTATGGGTCCCAAAACGCTGTGCAATGCATGTGGTGTCCGATTCAAATCGGGTCGGTTGGTACCCGAATACCGACCCGCCGCGAGCCCGACGTTTGTGTCCGCAAAACACTCGAACTCGCATCGGAAGGTGCTTGAACTCAGACGTCAAAAGGATCTTCAGAGGTCTCATCACCATCAATTTCTTAGTCAAACCTCCATTTTCAGCGCAACTAACGGTGACGATTACTTGATTCATCACCACGCTGGGCCTGATTTCAGGCATATGATCTAA